A single genomic interval of Dromiciops gliroides isolate mDroGli1 chromosome 1, mDroGli1.pri, whole genome shotgun sequence harbors:
- the LOC122735291 gene encoding coatomer subunit epsilon-like — translation MAPPAPGPGPAPGGPGEVDELFDVKNAFYIGSYQQCINEAQRVKLSSPEKEAERDVFLYRAYLAQRKYGVVLDEIKANSSPELQAVWMFAEYLSSESQRDVIVADLDRKMAKNVDVANTTFLLMAASIYFHDKNPDAALRTLHQGESLEYMAMIVQILLKLDRLDLARKELKKMQEQDEDATLT, via the coding sequence ATGGCACCTCCGGCTCCTGGTCCCGGCCCGGCCCCCGGCGGCCCCGGGGAGGTGGACGAGCTGTTCGACGTGAAGAACGCCTTCTACATTGGCAGCTACCAGCAGTGCATCAACGAGGCGCAGCGCGTCAAGCTTTCCAGCccagaaaaagaagctgaaagagATGTCTTCTTGTACAGAGCATATCTCGCACAGAGAAAGTATGGCGTGGTACTGGATGAGATCAAAGCCAACTCCTCCCCAGAGCTTCAGGCCGTCTGGATGTTTGCAGAGTATCTTTCTAGTGAAAGCCAGAGAGATGTGATTGTTGCAGACCTGGACCGAAAGATGGCAAAGAATGTCGATGTGGCCAATACCACCTTCTTGTTGATGGCCGCTTCCATCTACTTCCATGACAAGAACCCTGATGCTGCCCTGAGAACACTGCATCAGGGGGAGAGCTTGGAGTACATGGCCATGATCGTGCAGATTCTTCTGAAGCTGGACAGACTGGACCTAGCCCGCAAGGAGCTAAAAAAGATGCAGGAACAAGATGAGGATGCCACTCTGACGTAG